The window TCTACGTAATCCCGAAATCCAGCACTTTGCTCCAAGCTCCTCCAATGCCCGGTTCATGGGCTCCAGCTTCATCAACCGGTTGTATTTTTCAATCCCTTCCCTGCCTTTCTCCCAGAGTTTTCCATACCGCGCTTCAAACCACGCTGCCGAAAGGGATGGCCTATACACTTTAAGATTAATGTGAAATTTCTCGACAAGGCTATCTATGTACCTATATGTTTCCGGGAAAAGATAACCGGTATCAATAACGACAACGGGTATTTCAGGCCATACAGAAAGGGTGAGCTTGAGCATGACCACCGCTTGGGCGCCAAAGCTCGAACTGAGCAGAACTTTTTTGTCAAAATATTCAATCGCCCAGCGTATCCGCTCTACCGGTTCCTTTTTTTCCAAAATACGGTTATACTCTTCTACGGCTTTGAAAAACTCTTTTTGCATCTCGTCCTCTCTCTTAATAAAAAAAAAGGGTTGTCAAAAAAAAGAAATCAAATAAAACTATATTCACTCTATAGAATATGCAGAATTTAGACAACTTAGAATCTCAAAGTATTTATATTTTTCGTGAAGCCCGTTATGCTTTCAAAAATTTGGCTATGCTTTGGTCCATGGGAAAGGATTCCAATGTTCTCCTATGGCTTGCCAAGAAAGCTTTTTGTGGACACATTCCCTTTCCGATCGTCCATATTGATACTACTTATGAGTTTCCCCAGATGCTCGAATTCCGCTCCTGGGCAAAGGAATTTTACGGCTTTGAACTTATCGTCAAAATCAACCACGAAGCAATAGCCCGCGGGATAAGTTACAAGACTCATGATCCCCTAACGGTAACTCACGAGCTGAAAACAGTGGCTTTAAAGCAAGCCCTGGAAACCTATAAATGGGATGGCCTGATTACCGGGATCCGGAGGGATGAGGACGGGGTAAGGGCAAAGGAAAGGTATTTTTCTCCTCGGAACCAATCCATGGAATGGGAATATAAAAACCAGCCTCCCGAATTTTGGAATTTATTTTTGGCTACCCTGCCCAACAATGGACACATGCGCATACAGCCCCTGCTTGATTGGACCGAACTGGACATCTGGCTCTACATAAAGAGAGAAAATATTCCTATTCCTTCTCTTTATTTTTCAAAAAATGGGAAGCGTTACCGCTCGCTGGGCTGTTGGCCCATCACCCACCCGGTTGACAGTCATGCATCGACCATAGATGAAATCATCGAAGAACTTTACACCACAAAAACATCGGAAAGAGCGGGAAGAGCCCAGGACCATGCCGAACCCAATGCGATGCAAAAGCTTCGCGCAAAGGGTTTTCTCTAAAACATTTTTATCCTTTTGAAAACTTCTTTTAAAAAAAAACCGATGAAAAATGATCTTCCTTTAGAAGCCAGAAGTCTGAATGTTATCTTCGCAGGTCATGTCGATCATGGGAAATCAACACTGATTGGAAGGATCCTTTGGGAAACGGATAGCATTTCAAAGGAAAAAAAAGAAACAGTCATAGCCTATTGCAAAAAAAACAACATCGATTTTGAATATGCCTTTCTTTTGGATTCCCTGGCTGAAGAAAGGACTCAAAACATCACTATCGATGTAACCGAGGTGCACTTCTTTTATGGGAAAAGAAGATTCAGAATCATCGATGCCCCGGGGCACCTGGAGTTTTTGAAAAATATGATCAGCGGGGCAGCCAAAGCCGATTGCGCGGTACTCGTCATTGACGTGACTTCGGGAATCGGAGAGCAAACAAAAAGGCACGCTTTGCTCCTCTCTCTGTTGGGCATAAAACAGATTGTTATTGCCATGAACAAATTTGACCTTGTCAACTACGACAGGCAAACATACGAGAGATTGAGCAATGAATGTAAAAGCCTTTTTAAAAAGCTTGGGCTAGATAGCCTATCGATCGTTCCTCTCTCGGCAAAGGCCGGGGAAAACATCATAGGAAGATCTCAGCGGTTCAGCTGGTACCATGGTGGAAGCCTGCTTGAAGTCCTGCTCGGTCTTGAATCTTCAGAGTCCGCCGAATGCTCCCCTTTGAGACTTCCCATTCAAGATATCTATCGCTTTGACAATCGCAGGCTTTTGGCAGGGAGAATTGAATCGGGGAAAATCGAATGCGGAGAGCTGGTCCGCTTTTTCCCGTCGGGCAAGAAAAGCAGGATCAAGGCTATCCACCATTGGCCAGCCGAAAGTTCGCCTCTTAAAGTGACGGCGGGCAAATCAACGGCGATTCAGATAGAGGATGAAATCTTCATTGAACGTGGAGAAATTATTGCCCACGAAGATTCCCCACCCCTCGTTGGAACCGATTTTTGCGCAAGATTATTCTGGCTGGGTGACTCTCCCTTGATTGTGGGAGCTCCCTACACTTTTCGGCTGGCTACCGGACAAAGTGTGGCCAGGGTATTGCAGGTGAACAGGGTTATCGATGCCTGCACCCTCGAAGACCTCCAGCCCGTGCCCATGGAAGTAAAGAAAAATGAAACTGCAGAAATCATTCTCCGCACCTCCGCTCCAATTGCTTGCGATCCCTTTGAAAAAATCCCGATGACGGGAAGGTTTATCCTGGCCGATAGGGACAGGATATCGGGTGGAGGAATAATACTGAAGGTTCTTCCCAGTAAAGCTGTCCATGAAACCCAGGGCAGATCCCGTATAACGCAGCTCCAGAGGACTAAATTCCTGGGTCACCGCAGCGGAGTATTTTGGATGACGGGTTTATCGGGATCCGGTAAAACTACACTCTCCAACCGCCTGGAACAGATGCTTTTCCACAGGGGAATCCTCGCTTATGTCATAGACGGTGACGAACTGCGGACCGGGTTGAGCAAGGATCTAGGATTTGATGTTGAAAGCCGCAGGGAAAACATCCGCAGGGCAGCAGAAATGGCAAAAACCCTGGCTAAATCGGGCTTGGTAGTGATCGTTGCCCTCATTTCTCCTTTCGACGTGGATAGAAAGAATGCCCGGGCGATCTGTGAAAAAGAGGGCATTCTTTTTAAAGAGATTTACGTCGATGCTCCTCTTGACATCTGCAAGTCCAGGGATCCGAAGTTTCTTTACCTTAAAGCAAGTAAAGGAGAAATTCCTCAAATGACGGGCTTGGATTCCCCTTATGAACCTCCCCAATCTTGTGACCTCCATCTTTTGACCGGGAGTGAGTCTATAGAAAGTTGCCTGGGAAAACTCTTGGATTTTATCATTCCCCTCGTCCGCCTTACTCCGGATAAAGAAAAGGACCTCCTGGAAGATCCCGCCGCAGAAATTTAGTTTTTTTCAAAGAAATCAAATCCCTCGAGGGATGAATGAATTAACCGTTCCATCACGCTTGCTCACTGCTGCTCAAACAGGGGCATAGCTGGCAGACTTACTCATCGAGGCGGACGGGGCTGGCGCCTGCTGCGCCTCAGGCCAGAGCCTTCCTTTCCCCAGGCCTGCCTTCCGGCGGAACTCGCCGTAGGGCCGTTCAAGACGGCCAATATGAGATAAAATGGAAAAGAAAGATTGAAAAAGATTAAATAATTAATCAACTGTTCAAGCCCTGGAAGAGAAAGGGGGGGAAGCCCTGTCCATGTATTATGGCCTTGGAGAGCTAAAAGCGGCAGCCAAGGGATGTTTCCAGATGGGGACCTCGGCTTTTAACCTGTCAACATATTCCTGGGCGAGTTGAAAAGCTTCCATCCGGTGTTTACTAAAAATTCTTAAAAAAAGAGAGGGTTCTCCTACTCTCACTGTGCCAACCCGGTGCTGGATTTCAATCTTTTGACAAGGATATTTTTTCGATAACTCCTCGGCGATCTCGTAAAGAATTTTCTCCGCCATGGGTCGGTAAGCTTCATATTCAAGGCCGGCGATCTGTTGTCCCCTTTCCATGAGCCTGGCCACTCCCCAAAATTCGATTACGGCTCCTTCCTCTCCTCTAAGGGGAAAGGAAATTGGAGATATGACCAGGGGCTTCTCAGTGATTAAAACCTCAATTTCCATAAGCTCAAGCTTTAAGTGTCCTTGGTTATCCCCCACTAACGGGTGGTATAATGGCCATTTCCTGTGCTTCCTCTATCGGTTGATCCCAAGAAGCATACCGGCAGTCTAGGGCCACTCGGGCAGCAGGAATTTTTTCAAAAAAAAGAGGCTCCATCGCCAAGACTATTTCTCTTGGGCTTTGAGATCGGCCCACCGAGAGGACCTTTTCATCAAAACCAAGAACAGATCGTGCTTGAGCAAAAGCCACGATTTTTAATTTTTGAGAGGAATCGGAGCCCATATCGATCTTTGACAACTCCTTTTTTCTGCCGTCTCGATCCTGCCCGTTCATCCTCCGATGGCTGTCATAGCCCTTCCCGGACTATATTTTTCCCTAAAGGAATGCTCTGGGGGTTTCTTTTGCAAAGCCCACTCGAAACTCTTGTACAAGCCTAAAGGATCAACGGTAGGCCTTAAAAAACCCTTGATGTCTATTTCCAAGTGGTTCCCCAAACAGGGTCTTATAAAGCCGTCACTGGTTAGACGCATTTTATTGCAGTTATCACAAAAATGGAAATCGGAGAGTGCGCCAATGAACCCGACAATCGCATTGCGGGATTTCATCCGGAAATATTTCGCCGGGCCCTGGCCCCATTTTTTTTCCAAGGGCTCGAGTTCGTCTCCTTTTTCCAGTCTCTGCTTGACTTGGTAAACGGAAAGGAAATTTTCCTTGGAAATCTTTGTCGTGTAACTTATGGGCATAAGCTCGATGAATCGAATGATGAGGTTTTTTTCCGCCGCAAAATTGATCAGGGGTAAAATTTCCTCCTCGTTTATTCCCTTGAGAAGAACCGTGTTCAGTTTAATCGGTTCTATTCCTACCTTTCTGCATTCTTCAATGCCTTCAAGCACGGGAACAATATCCCCTCCCGTAATCTTTTTGTAAAGAGAAGGCTTTAGCGTGTCGAGACTAACATTAATGCCGGCAATTTGTGCCTCCTTGAGTTCCCGGGCGTAATATCCCAAAAGGGTGCCATTGGTTGAAAGCCTAACGGAAGAAATCCCCGGAGTGCGGGTGAGCCTCCGGATGAAGGCAAGGGTGCCTTTCCTGACGAGCGGCTCCCCTCCAGTGATCCTAAAATCCCTAAAACCATGCTTCATCGCCCCATGGAAAACCACGGCATACAACTCCTCGAAGGAAAGCTGGCTGTCTTTCTTGGACAAGAAGCCTAAATCTTGAGGGAAGCAGTAAATACACCTTTCATTACACCGATCCGTTACCGAAATGCGTAAATAGTGAACTTTTGTCGATTCAGCTTGGGTTTTGATGCCGCCATCAGTCTCAATATTTTCCTTAAACATAATTAAGTATTTTCCTTAGCCATAGCTTTTGAAAAATTTCCTCTTTTCAGGATCGGTTTCAAATGGTTTTTCAATTTTCTTTTCCCCTTGAGATTCTCCCTCCTTCTTGGATTGCCACTCCTTGGCTACTTTGAGATAGGAAAGCCTCAGTTCGGTAAGAATATGTTCCAGTGCATGATGTTCTTCAGCAGTCAGATTGCCCTGGGTCTTTGCTTTCAAAGCTTCAAGTTGATCGATCGCTTCGGCTGCTTCTTGAAGCTTGGGAGATTGCAGCTCATGACCAGGCGCTTTTATTAGTCCAAGGAAAAAAAGGACTTCATGATACTTCATCATGACAAGGCTCACGAAATTTCTGGTAATCTCTTCAGGGGTATATCCAGAACCAGGCATATTATTTCCCTCCATGTTCTTGCTTGTTTACTCCAAAATAAAGGTGCGAAGCTAAGGGTAAACAACTCCTATTACACTGTCTTGAGAGCTGAAAATTCTTTGGGCGGCTTCATTGAGCTCATCCAGGGTGAGTCGTTCAATTTTTTTTATTTTCTTTTCCTCGTAATCCCAACCCAGTCCAAGAAGAGCGTCGATCGTGGAACGCACGACATAAGAAGAAGGATATTGAGAGGCGATCTTTTCTTCACTGAGAAGTTTAGCCCTCGCCCTTTGCAGTTCTTCTTGAGAAAATCCCTCCCTGCATATTTCTTCCACCACCTCCTTGATGAGTTTTTCAACTTCTTCTTTGTATTGTGGATCGGTGCCTGCGATAATGGAAAAGGATCCTCCCTTCCATCCCAAAAAACGCGAAGGAAAAACAAAATAAGCTAACCCTTTTTCTTCTCTTACTTTTATAAAAAGCCTTGATCCAAGGTCAGAAAGAATTTCGGCTATGACTTCGATGGGGACCTGGACGGGATCGTTAATCGGAGGAATCCTAAAAGAAAGCCCGACTATCGCCTGTTCTTTGCCCGGGATTCGCTGCTCAACCCTCAAGGGCTTCTCAAGCTTGGGATAGGGCCAATCCCATTCTTTAGGAATCGCTTTTTTAGGGAAGTCGGAAAAGAAAGATTCAATCCGTTTCAACTCTTTCTCTGGATCGATCGGTCCGCTGATCCCTAGTACCATTCTATTGGTCTGAAAGATCGTAAGAATAAACTGCCGTATATCTTCACCGGTAATCTGTTCCAAGGCTTCTTCCGTCCCCAGGGGATCGTAAGCGTAAGGATGGTTCTGCCAAAGAGCCTTTCTTAAGAGGGACTGGGCAATATAGACCGGATCGTCCATCATTGAGCGGATTTGATGGATCTGTTTTCTCTTTTCAATTTCTAGTTCTGTTTCGAGGCAAGCAGGCTCGTGGATCATTTCAGAAAAAATGCCCAGGGCGTTTTGCCACTCCTCGCTCAAACTTTCAAGATAAAGTCCCGCCGTGTTGTTTCCCGAATCCGCTCCAAAACTTCCTCCAATAACCTCAATGTCCCTGGCGAGTTTTTCAGCCGATCTCCGTTGCGTGCCTTTAACAAGGATGGCGGCGGCAAGTTTCGATAGGCCATTCTTGCTTGGAGGTTCCCACAAAGGTCCTCCATCAAAAGTGGCTCGGTAATATTGAAGAGGCAAAGGATCGGTACGGTATATAAGCTGTATGCCGTTTGAAAGCTCAAAATGTTTTGATGAAGGCTCCGCAAGAGAGGAAGAAACGACTTTCGATTTATGTTTTTTGGGGATGATCTGCACTTGATTGAGTTTCTCTTCACGAAAATACATAGGGATAAGATCGAGGATTTTTTCTTTTTCCAAAGTATAAAGCCTATGTAAAAAACTCTCTCTAAACAAAGGATCCTTGAACATCAGCCATCCGCTACCCACGGTCTCGGCCCGGGATCTTGCCGATCGCAACTCTCTAAGCGATTGAGAAAATTGCTGCCTTATGCAGAGAATAAATTCCTCTTCGGTTATTCCTCTTTGAGGAAAGCCGAGCAGTTCTTCCCAAATTTTCTCACCGACTCTCTCGACATTTTCAGGGCCGCATTGGGCTTCAATACCGAACAGGCCCAGGGAGTCATCAGCAAAAAAAAAGGAATCCACCTGTTGAGCAATGGCTTCTTTTTCAACCAGTTTCTGATGCAAAAGAGAACTGCGGGTTTGGGCTAGAAAGGTTGAAAAAACATTTAAAGCGACGGCATCCTCATGCCCCCATCCCGGAACGCGAAACACGAAGCAAAGCCTGCCCACTTCCGTCTGGATTTCTTTTGAGGCAAACCTCCGAGAAAGCTGGGGAGGTTCATCGGGAAGATCGAGCGGTTCTAAAAACCCTGTCGGTTGATTCGATAAGATTTCCTTGGTTTTTGCAAAAACTGCCTCTGAAGAAACAGCACCAGAAACGACAACAAAGACGTTTTGGGGAACATAGCGACGATGGTAATAGTCCAACACCGCTTCTCTATCGATCGCATCAAACAGTCCGGGTAGGCCGATGATGGGATACTTTAAAGGGTGCCTGCTAAAAGCCGTCTTTAAGGCCAGCTCAAAAAGCAGGCTATCCGGATCATCTTCAACCATGGCAATCTCCCGGCGGATTACCTCCTTTTCTTGGTCAAATTCATCGGGAGGGATGGCAGCATGGAAAACGATATCAGCAAGAATCTCCAAGGCTTCTTTCCAATGAGTGGAAGGAAGGTCGACATGATACACCGTCCGGTTATAAGTGGTATAAGCATTAAGATGGCCTCCAAGGGATTGCATCTCCCATGCAATTTGATTGCCCTTTCTTTTATCCGTTCCTTTAAAAAGGAGGTGTTCGAGAAGATGGGAAATTCCCGATCCCGCATACTTTCCCTCATGAATGCTCCCCGTTGCACACCAAAATTGAAGCGAAACAACATCGGCTTGGTGGAAAGGATCGACAAGAACGGTTAAGCCATTGGGCAGTTCTTCTTGATCGATTTGGGGAAATAAAGATAGAGAAGAGGGCAAGGGTAGGGCTAAGGCGGGCATAATAAATTCCTACTTAGAAAAGGAGAAAAGAAAGGTTCTTATTCCTTGGAATGATTAGGGGTTTTTCCAGAGTCGTCTACCTTTTTTTTGCGTTTTGAAGAAGACTTTCCTTCCTTTCTTGCCTTTTCCTTTTGAGCCGTTTTGGACCGGATCGGCAGAAAGGGTTTTACAAAGGCTGCAGTAAAACTATAGCCTTTTTGAAAATCTTTCATATCCCCCATATCGGTTTTCCCAAGAAGTCCATACAGATCCATGTTTTTGATCATCTGTCCAAAATCCCTGCAACTTTTAACTCCCCACTCGTTGAGAACCAACTTGCTCATCGGACCAAACTCCTTAAGAGCATAATCTTTCAAACCCTCAAGAATCTGCTTCCCACTGAGTTGTTCAATCTTCTGGTGCTTCTGTTTCCCCATGGTCTTCAGGGTATATTCCAGGCCATCTCGAACAAAATAGTAACTTTCCTTTAAATACCGGGAATCTTTCTCGACTATTTCTTCGACAATCGTTGTAAAGTCACGTTTGCGCATACACTCACCTCGTTGGTTTGCTCGTTAAATCGACAGATCGGTCTAATTGAAAAAGAGACAAAAACCTGTAGAAACTTCTCCCCGCCTGGGTTAGAACGCATAGAATCACCAAAAAGAGAATAAGGGCTTGTTCTTTGCGGGTAAACCATGAATTAAACCAGTTCAAGATTTATTCCTATTCTACAACTTCCTTTATTTAATGAAATAACTTTATTTAAACACCTTTTCTTTTTTTAAGATAATCGATCTAAAAAAAAATTAAAAAAAAACAGTTTTTTTCTTCATCGCAACAACCACACAAGCTAATTGTTTAAACATTTGCCTAAGGCTGTTAAACTAAAATCTTTTTATCTTTACCGGATGATTTCATGAGTCTTCATCTTTTAGTCCCCGAGGGGCATCTTCCTGAAACCCTTCTTTCAGATTATCGAACCCGACTCGGAGAGGAGCTTTTGGCTTTTTTCTACAAGGATGAAAATAGTGCCGTAGAACAAATCAAAAGGCAGGATTTCGACATAGTAGCAATAACCGACCGAATGGCTTTCCTGCTTATCGGCCAAGGCCTTCTTGCCCGGCTCCCCGTGGAGAAAAAACTTTTGCCCCCCATCGATCATAAATTTTTATTCCATTATTATGACCAGGCCAATACCTATTGCTGGCCCTACGGGTGGACACTCCTCGGTATCAGCTGGATTCCACGTCCCCATTTAAAGAACTATCCTTTGCGCTGGTCAGATCTCGCTGCTTCCACCTACGAGATTGTTTATCCCCTCGACAGTCTTCTCAAGGCTATGATCATTCATTCTCTTTCCCTGCGTTCTTCAGTAAAATCCTCCCTTCCTTTAAACAATCCCTCCCCCGCCCTTGCCGTTTACGTCGATACGGTTTCCGAGCTTTTAAAAAAAACCGAAAAAGAGTCCAACCGCGTGGTTGTTTTACCCAAGGATTATTCTTGGATTACCCTTTATCATTGGGCTGTCCCTATCCCTAAAAAAGAGATGAATTTTGATAAGATCAAAGAATGTCTCTTTTTCCTTTGCAACCCCCAGCAGCAAGCCGCCATTCTTTCTTGCAACTGGATTGGAGCCGTTTCCATGGAAACCTACATGAAGACAGCGGAAAACCAGAGAAAATCTTCCCTTATCTATCCTCCCGCACATTATTTAAATCTCTGTCGGTTCTTTCGTATGGATCGTTATCCTTTATTTTCATCAA is drawn from Methylacidiphilum infernorum V4 and contains these coding sequences:
- a CDS encoding phosphoadenylyl-sulfate reductase, with product MQKEFFKAVEEYNRILEKKEPVERIRWAIEYFDKKVLLSSSFGAQAVVMLKLTLSVWPEIPVVVIDTGYLFPETYRYIDSLVEKFHINLKVYRPSLSAAWFEARYGKLWEKGREGIEKYNRLMKLEPMNRALEELGAKCWISGLRREQSSTRKNIALATWHWNRVKIHPIADWTDEKVKQFIHEHHLPVHPLVYQGYVSIGDVHTTRRLEEGMKAEETRFFGIKRECGLHETHRLLP
- a CDS encoding molybdenum cofactor biosynthesis protein MoaE, coding for MEIEVLITEKPLVISPISFPLRGEEGAVIEFWGVARLMERGQQIAGLEYEAYRPMAEKILYEIAEELSKKYPCQKIEIQHRVGTVRVGEPSLFLRIFSKHRMEAFQLAQEYVDRLKAEVPIWKHPLAAAFSSPRP
- a CDS encoding M16 family metallopeptidase gives rise to the protein MPALALPLPSSLSLFPQIDQEELPNGLTVLVDPFHQADVVSLQFWCATGSIHEGKYAGSGISHLLEHLLFKGTDKRKGNQIAWEMQSLGGHLNAYTTYNRTVYHVDLPSTHWKEALEILADIVFHAAIPPDEFDQEKEVIRREIAMVEDDPDSLLFELALKTAFSRHPLKYPIIGLPGLFDAIDREAVLDYYHRRYVPQNVFVVVSGAVSSEAVFAKTKEILSNQPTGFLEPLDLPDEPPQLSRRFASKEIQTEVGRLCFVFRVPGWGHEDAVALNVFSTFLAQTRSSLLHQKLVEKEAIAQQVDSFFFADDSLGLFGIEAQCGPENVERVGEKIWEELLGFPQRGITEEEFILCIRQQFSQSLRELRSARSRAETVGSGWLMFKDPLFRESFLHRLYTLEKEKILDLIPMYFREEKLNQVQIIPKKHKSKVVSSSLAEPSSKHFELSNGIQLIYRTDPLPLQYYRATFDGGPLWEPPSKNGLSKLAAAILVKGTQRRSAEKLARDIEVIGGSFGADSGNNTAGLYLESLSEEWQNALGIFSEMIHEPACLETELEIEKRKQIHQIRSMMDDPVYIAQSLLRKALWQNHPYAYDPLGTEEALEQITGEDIRQFILTIFQTNRMVLGISGPIDPEKELKRIESFFSDFPKKAIPKEWDWPYPKLEKPLRVEQRIPGKEQAIVGLSFRIPPINDPVQVPIEVIAEILSDLGSRLFIKVREEKGLAYFVFPSRFLGWKGGSFSIIAGTDPQYKEEVEKLIKEVVEEICREGFSQEELQRARAKLLSEEKIASQYPSSYVVRSTIDALLGLGWDYEEKKIKKIERLTLDELNEAAQRIFSSQDSVIGVVYP
- a CDS encoding spermidine/putrescine ABC transporter substrate-binding protein; this translates as MSLHLLVPEGHLPETLLSDYRTRLGEELLAFFYKDENSAVEQIKRQDFDIVAITDRMAFLLIGQGLLARLPVEKKLLPPIDHKFLFHYYDQANTYCWPYGWTLLGISWIPRPHLKNYPLRWSDLAASTYEIVYPLDSLLKAMIIHSLSLRSSVKSSLPLNNPSPALAVYVDTVSELLKKTEKESNRVVVLPKDYSWITLYHWAVPIPKKEMNFDKIKECLFFLCNPQQQAAILSCNWIGAVSMETYMKTAENQRKSSLIYPPAHYLNLCRFFRMDRYPLFSSR
- a CDS encoding Minf_1886 family protein, with the translated sequence MRKRDFTTIVEEIVEKDSRYLKESYYFVRDGLEYTLKTMGKQKHQKIEQLSGKQILEGLKDYALKEFGPMSKLVLNEWGVKSCRDFGQMIKNMDLYGLLGKTDMGDMKDFQKGYSFTAAFVKPFLPIRSKTAQKEKARKEGKSSSKRKKKVDDSGKTPNHSKE
- the cysD gene encoding sulfate adenylyltransferase subunit CysD, whose translation is MQNLDNLESQSIYIFREARYAFKNLAMLWSMGKDSNVLLWLAKKAFCGHIPFPIVHIDTTYEFPQMLEFRSWAKEFYGFELIVKINHEAIARGISYKTHDPLTVTHELKTVALKQALETYKWDGLITGIRRDEDGVRAKERYFSPRNQSMEWEYKNQPPEFWNLFLATLPNNGHMRIQPLLDWTELDIWLYIKRENIPIPSLYFSKNGKRYRSLGCWPITHPVDSHASTIDEIIEELYTTKTSERAGRAQDHAEPNAMQKLRAKGFL
- a CDS encoding DUF1844 domain-containing protein, encoding MPGSGYTPEEITRNFVSLVMMKYHEVLFFLGLIKAPGHELQSPKLQEAAEAIDQLEALKAKTQGNLTAEEHHALEHILTELRLSYLKVAKEWQSKKEGESQGEKKIEKPFETDPEKRKFFKSYG
- a CDS encoding MoaD/ThiS family protein, which translates into the protein MNGQDRDGRKKELSKIDMGSDSSQKLKIVAFAQARSVLGFDEKVLSVGRSQSPREIVLAMEPLFFEKIPAARVALDCRYASWDQPIEEAQEMAIIPPVSGG
- the cysC gene encoding adenylyl-sulfate kinase, with the protein product MKNDLPLEARSLNVIFAGHVDHGKSTLIGRILWETDSISKEKKETVIAYCKKNNIDFEYAFLLDSLAEERTQNITIDVTEVHFFYGKRRFRIIDAPGHLEFLKNMISGAAKADCAVLVIDVTSGIGEQTKRHALLLSLLGIKQIVIAMNKFDLVNYDRQTYERLSNECKSLFKKLGLDSLSIVPLSAKAGENIIGRSQRFSWYHGGSLLEVLLGLESSESAECSPLRLPIQDIYRFDNRRLLAGRIESGKIECGELVRFFPSGKKSRIKAIHHWPAESSPLKVTAGKSTAIQIEDEIFIERGEIIAHEDSPPLVGTDFCARLFWLGDSPLIVGAPYTFRLATGQSVARVLQVNRVIDACTLEDLQPVPMEVKKNETAEIILRTSAPIACDPFEKIPMTGRFILADRDRISGGGIILKVLPSKAVHETQGRSRITQLQRTKFLGHRSGVFWMTGLSGSGKTTLSNRLEQMLFHRGILAYVIDGDELRTGLSKDLGFDVESRRENIRRAAEMAKTLAKSGLVVIVALISPFDVDRKNARAICEKEGILFKEIYVDAPLDICKSRDPKFLYLKASKGEIPQMTGLDSPYEPPQSCDLHLLTGSESIESCLGKLLDFIIPLVRLTPDKEKDLLEDPAAEI
- the moaA gene encoding GTP 3',8-cyclase MoaA, producing MFKENIETDGGIKTQAESTKVHYLRISVTDRCNERCIYCFPQDLGFLSKKDSQLSFEELYAVVFHGAMKHGFRDFRITGGEPLVRKGTLAFIRRLTRTPGISSVRLSTNGTLLGYYARELKEAQIAGINVSLDTLKPSLYKKITGGDIVPVLEGIEECRKVGIEPIKLNTVLLKGINEEEILPLINFAAEKNLIIRFIELMPISYTTKISKENFLSVYQVKQRLEKGDELEPLEKKWGQGPAKYFRMKSRNAIVGFIGALSDFHFCDNCNKMRLTSDGFIRPCLGNHLEIDIKGFLRPTVDPLGLYKSFEWALQKKPPEHSFREKYSPGRAMTAIGG